A window of the Penaeus monodon isolate SGIC_2016 chromosome 38, NSTDA_Pmon_1, whole genome shotgun sequence genome harbors these coding sequences:
- the LOC119597112 gene encoding A-kinase anchor protein 10, mitochondrial-like — MSSLWKKFRGGSGGGSPNHTGHGAAASSSSYQGGAEVCQGAEVTSSPPSQQAPSSNLRFITRADEDLFMSELGDKKVDPLQIQSQFVKTVEDILNSHSTLPYFLQFLQGWGAEKYARFWLDATSFRAAAVTRIRSQDVHITSDIATSTTSDRSYIDYSDSNCTEPENKQKQTVDEIFETYTTQSCSNSRTESFGPKEEMQSRDKGLVLPDLVSNIKHANDVTPLNSPDGSFSKVLNCDGRTSEGNPKTSDEKCVILPNHMDSVKESNTKPVGSGSVITAKPLLKDKRGFSSPSASVCSRAQKLRQSIAEDAMKIFNKYIARDAEQSIGLDDDIREVILQKISVVQEDIDSECFVPAQKIVFGVLEREYLPKFLASDYYLKHQIDVLTSGSVRLADILYSDSAFPYFMEFVEQEGGRQMLQLWVAASNFRQQLIEHAGMYDPQQAQADAMVLYDKYFSLQATCPQGFSDRVRFEVESNICREEGPLPSCFNLPLRVVLHVLERDFLPGYLSSSLHIKYLSELINTVKTSIELLGRKKRSGSESTCSSEQSSTYGGAGISSQNTLLAMDTSSTHRFHNLDGAMRIDEAQITDPDSLWRRKNFSKMSCGFINELGRFESELQPEPDRKTESKISRTLKRFVNMDEDKVKEDMAYKVAEMIIKDVTSVTLGSQGSNRSSMESSQPPLTPSSVSQDNLSDVFPS; from the exons ATGTCGTCCCTCTGGAAGAAGTTTC GAGGTGGGTCTGGGGGAGGGAGCCCGAACCACACAGGCCATGGAGCGGCTGCTAGCAGTTCTTCCTATCAGGGGGGAGCTGAAGTATGCCAGGGTGCTGAAGTGACCTCATCGCCACCCTCACAGCAGGCACCGTCTAGTAACTTGCGCTTCATTACACGTGCTGATGAAGACCTGTTCATGTCTGAGTTAG GGGACAAAAAGGTGGATCCATTGCAAATACAATCACAGTTTGTGAAGACTGTTGAAGATATCCTCAATAGCCACTCCACTCTGCCGTACTTCTTGCAGTTTTTGCAAGGTTGGGGTGCTGAAAAGTATGCAAGGTTTTGGCTGGATGCTACTAGCTTCAGAGCTGCAGCTGTGACTCGCATACGAAGCCAGGATGTGCATATAACATCCGACATAGCAACTTCCACAACTAGCGATAGATCTTACATAgattatagtgatagtaattGTACAGAACcggaaaacaagcaaaaacagacAGTTGATGAAATATTTGAGACTTACACTACTCAGTCATGCTCAAATTCAAGGACAGAAAGCTTTGGTCCAAAGGAAGAAATGCAATCTAGAGATAAAGGATTGGTCTTACCTGATTTAGTAAGTAATATTAAACATGCTAATGATGTTACTCCTCTTAATAGCCCTGATGGGAGCTTTAGCAAGGTGCTGAACTGTGATGGTCGGACTTCTGAAGGGAACCCGAAAACTAGTGATGAGAAGTGTGTGATATTACCCAATCATATGGATAGTGTTAAAGAAAGCAATACAAAGCCAGTTGGAAGTGGAAGTGTTATTACAGCAAAGCCtcttttaaaagataaaagaggttTTTCAAGTCCAAGTGCCTCAGTATGTTCAAGGGCTCAGAAACTCAGACAAAGCATAGCAGAGGATGCCATGAAGATTTTCAACAAGTACATAGCAAGGGATGCAGAACAGTCTATTGGTCTAGATGATGATATTAGAGAGGTTATCCTACAAAAGATCTCCGTAGTTCAGGAAGACATTGATTCTGAGTGCTTTGTTCCAGCACAGAAAATAGTGTTTGGTGTCCTAGAAAGAGA ataCCTCCCAAAGTTTCTTGCAAGTGACTACTACCTCAAACACCAAATTGATGTTCTGACCAGTGGCTCTGTGCGTTTGGCAGATATTCTGTATAGTGATTCAGCATTTCCTTACTTCATGGAG TTTGTGGAGCAGGAAGGAGGAAGGCAGATGCTGCAATTGTGGGTGGCAGCTTCAAATTTCCGTCAGCAGCTGATTGAGCATGCTGGCATGTATGATCCACAGCAAGCACAGGCAGATGCTATGGTCCTTTATGACAA GTACTTTTCTCTGCAAGCAACGTGTCCGCAAGGATTCAGTGACCGAGTAAGATTTGAAGTTGAAAGTAATATCTGCCGTGAGGAGGGACCCCTACCATCCTGTTTTAATTTGCCTCTCAGAGTGGTTCTGCATGTTCTAGAAAGG GATTTCCTCCCTGGCTATTTGTCATCCAGTCTTCACATCAAGTACCTGAGTGAGTTGATTAATACTGTCAAGACGAGTATTGAACTGCTTGGCCGCAAAAAGAGATCAG GCTCTGAGAGCACATGTAGCAGTGAGCAGAGCAGTACCTATGGGGGAGCAGGAATCAGTTCACAAAATACACTGCTGGCGATGGACACTTCGTCCACGCACCGTTTTCACAATTTGGATGGTGCCATGAGAATTGATGAGGCTCAGATTACGGATCCAGATTCACTATGGAGGCGAAAGAATTTCAG TAAAATGAGCTGTGGATTCATAAATGAGCTTGGAAGATTTGAATCAGAACTGCAGCCAGAGCCTGATCGCAAGACAGAGTCAAAAATTTCTCGAACTCTTAAAAGATTTGTTAACATGGATGAAGATAAG GTAAAAGAAGATATGGCTTACAAAGTGGCTGAGATGATTATTAAAGATGTGACAAGTGTAACCTTAGGATCGCAAGGAAGCAACAGATCCAGCATGGAGTCCTCCCAGCCACCACTCACACCATCATCAGTGTCACAGGATAATCTCAGTGATGTTTTCCCCtcatga